The Echeneis naucrates chromosome 23, fEcheNa1.1, whole genome shotgun sequence genome has a segment encoding these proteins:
- the crebl2 gene encoding cAMP-responsive element-binding protein-like 2, with amino-acid sequence MDDNKMVPGKVKKPGKRGRKPAKIDLKAKLERSRQSARECRARKKLRYQYLEELVSSKERAICALREELEMYKQWCSAMDQGKIPSEIKALLTGDEQKMPQGGSSTKTSKNNKTSVNGQAGR; translated from the exons ATGGATGATAACAAG ATGGTTCCTGGTAAAGTGAAGAAACCAGGAAAACGGGGCCGGAAACCTGCAAAGATAGACCTGAAGGCCAAACTGGAGCGAAGCCGTCAGAGTGCCAGAGAGTGCCGAGCCAGGAAGAAGCTGCGGTACCAGTACCTGGAGGAACTGGTTTCCAGCAAGGAGAGGGCCATCTGCGCCCtgagggaggagctggagatg TACAAGCAGTGGTGCTCGGCGATGGATCAGGGGAAGATCCCCTCGGAGATCAAAGCTCTGTTGACAGGAGATGAGCAGAAAATGCCTCAGGGTGGCAGCAGCACCAAGACGTCCAAGAACAACAAGACCAGCGTCAACGGTCAGG CTGGCAGATAG